In a single window of the Methanobacterium formicicum DSM 3637 genome:
- a CDS encoding Hsp20 family protein translates to MDEKKTKLEPKGKDTKEEIISKAAEVKDSVSEKGEEVKVKAAGVKDSVSEKSEDVKNKASEAKDTVSGKSKEFRESASERTEEIRTTAEKMVNDVFKTLREKQEDLGKTINDYTAPTTPYLDLIDTPEEFVLIADLPGVEKEALSVDVTIESVTITATFHEGMEGEDINYIKRERGSGEVTRTIKLPAEIKIKEASANFDESILTLKLPKEIAETQKLEIK, encoded by the coding sequence ATGGATGAAAAGAAAACAAAATTAGAACCCAAAGGCAAAGACACCAAGGAAGAAATTATATCCAAAGCTGCTGAAGTGAAAGATTCTGTTTCAGAAAAAGGTGAAGAGGTCAAAGTCAAAGCTGCAGGAGTAAAAGATTCTGTTTCAGAAAAAAGTGAAGATGTTAAAAATAAGGCTTCTGAAGCTAAAGATACTGTTTCCGGTAAGAGTAAAGAATTCCGTGAAAGTGCATCTGAGAGAACTGAGGAAATTCGCACTACAGCAGAGAAAATGGTTAATGATGTTTTCAAAACACTGCGTGAAAAGCAGGAAGACCTGGGAAAAACCATTAATGATTACACTGCACCCACTACACCTTACCTGGACCTCATTGACACACCTGAAGAGTTTGTACTCATAGCAGATCTTCCAGGAGTCGAAAAAGAAGCTTTATCCGTTGATGTTACTATTGAATCAGTGACAATCACTGCCACATTCCATGAGGGAATGGAAGGTGAAGATATTAATTACATAAAAAGGGAGCGAGGTTCTGGTGAAGTTACCCGTACCATCAAGTTACCTGCTGAGATCAAGATCAAAGAGGCCAGTGCCAATTTCGATGAATCCATTCTCACCCTGAAACTTCCCAAAGAGATTGCAGAAACCCAAAAATTAGAGATCAAATAA
- a CDS encoding SIS domain-containing protein encodes MHYKMYEEMMEQPHSLNNTMESEKSHMIEISEKLKEFDKIYLVGCGSSLSTCFSAKDAMNITSNRSIEVYTGYEFYYHKKLQNENAGVILTSQSGETADTLAALRRAQNEGMYTVSIINEDQSTMMQESQDVVLTRCNRETAILGTKTYMTQLMCLYQILFGMEDSPDSQEVLNDLAKIPSITQELLKKTEEDNKALAKKYANYDIFYCMGSGPNYGLAYKLAMTMFMEGALKHACPLYSGEFRHGLIERVEKNIPVIFLDAGYPGDEFTRKSIEFSRKVGAENIVYRMQDYTDINPLLAPFILVVPLEWFIYYLAHYNNEDPGSTRHIGKVRY; translated from the coding sequence ATGCATTATAAGATGTATGAAGAAATGATGGAGCAGCCCCACTCTTTAAATAACACTATGGAATCTGAAAAATCTCACATGATAGAAATAAGTGAGAAATTAAAAGAGTTCGACAAAATATACCTGGTGGGATGTGGAAGCTCCCTTTCAACATGTTTTTCAGCTAAAGACGCTATGAATATCACTTCAAACCGGAGCATTGAAGTTTACACCGGTTACGAATTCTACTACCATAAAAAACTCCAGAATGAAAATGCAGGGGTAATCTTAACATCACAATCCGGAGAAACAGCCGACACATTAGCAGCACTCCGAAGAGCACAAAATGAGGGGATGTACACTGTATCCATCATAAACGAAGACCAAAGTACCATGATGCAGGAGTCCCAAGATGTGGTTTTAACCAGATGCAACAGGGAAACCGCAATACTGGGCACCAAAACTTACATGACCCAGCTCATGTGCCTTTACCAGATCCTATTTGGTATGGAAGACTCACCAGACTCTCAAGAAGTCCTTAATGATCTTGCGAAAATCCCATCAATTACCCAGGAACTTCTAAAGAAAACTGAAGAAGATAACAAAGCCCTGGCCAAAAAATATGCCAACTACGACATATTCTACTGTATGGGAAGCGGCCCCAACTACGGACTGGCCTACAAACTGGCCATGACCATGTTCATGGAAGGAGCACTCAAACACGCCTGCCCACTATACTCCGGAGAATTCCGCCACGGACTCATTGAAAGAGTGGAAAAAAACATACCAGTAATATTCCTCGATGCGGGCTACCCCGGAGATGAATTCACCCGCAAATCAATTGAATTTTCCCGGAAAGTGGGAGCAGAAAACATAGTATACCGGATGCAGGATTATACAGACATAAACCCATTACTGGCACCATTTATACTGGTAGTACCCCTGGAATGGTTCATATACTACCTGGCCCACTACAACAACGAAGACCCTGGAAGCACCAGACACATTGGGAAAGTTAGGTACTGA
- a CDS encoding TIGR00296 family protein, translated as MISEEEGEFLVKLARNTIETYITLKEIIKVPDDLDPILNEEMGAFVTLTRNGDLRGCIGYPEPVKPLAQAVVEVAISAATGDPRFPPVTAAELKEIQVEVSVLTKPELIEVQKPSEYLEKVKVGRDGLIVEMGMYRGLLLPQVPVEWNWDVEDFLANTCMKAGLPSDCWLEEGVKMYSFQSQIFSE; from the coding sequence GTGATAAGTGAGGAAGAAGGGGAATTTCTGGTAAAATTAGCAAGAAACACCATTGAAACCTACATTACTCTTAAAGAGATCATAAAAGTTCCTGATGATCTGGATCCCATCTTAAATGAGGAAATGGGGGCATTTGTAACCTTAACCCGTAATGGGGATTTAAGGGGTTGCATTGGATACCCAGAACCAGTAAAACCTCTGGCCCAGGCAGTGGTTGAGGTGGCTATAAGTGCAGCTACCGGAGACCCCAGGTTCCCACCAGTCACCGCAGCAGAGCTTAAGGAGATCCAGGTTGAAGTCAGTGTGCTCACCAAACCAGAACTGATAGAAGTTCAAAAACCTTCCGAGTACTTGGAAAAGGTAAAAGTGGGCAGAGATGGACTCATTGTGGAGATGGGAATGTACCGGGGGCTGCTGTTACCCCAAGTTCCAGTGGAGTGGAACTGGGATGTTGAAGACTTCCTGGCCAACACTTGTATGAAAGCTGGTTTACCTTCGGATTGCTGGTTAGAGGAAGGTGTTAAAATGTACAGTTTCCAATCCCAGATCTTTTCTGAGTAG
- a CDS encoding 4Fe-4S dicluster domain-containing protein, with amino-acid sequence MKAWLNFSPSIVNKTVISDLIKNFDVTFNILKANITPKGGKMLIEISGSEAEEGIKYMEKEGIQLNPIKKVVKKDEEKCMDCGECISLCPVNAIKMEEDWTVELDNQKCIGCGFCTTSCPTKAIKIAD; translated from the coding sequence ATGAAAGCCTGGCTTAACTTTTCCCCCAGTATCGTGAATAAGACCGTGATCTCGGACCTGATAAAGAACTTCGACGTGACCTTCAACATACTCAAGGCAAATATCACCCCCAAAGGTGGTAAAATGCTCATAGAAATTAGCGGCAGTGAGGCAGAAGAAGGAATCAAGTACATGGAGAAGGAAGGTATCCAGCTTAATCCCATTAAGAAAGTGGTTAAAAAGGATGAAGAAAAATGCATGGATTGTGGTGAATGCATAAGCCTCTGTCCAGTAAATGCCATTAAAATGGAGGAAGACTGGACTGTGGAACTGGATAACCAGAAGTGCATTGGTTGCGGATTCTGCACCACTTCCTGCCCTACCAAGGCCATTAAGATTGCAGATTAA
- a CDS encoding TldD/PmbA family protein: MKEELDLDLLEKTLKSVEKHVDYADMRVNESENTVIVMKDGKIQEIRSGSDLGACIRVLKGGAWGFSYTTRLDRLDHVAESALKLASALSSDVELAPAEVKTDKISSNARIKLSDVSLEDKKGVMSEVEKAANLDKVVSTTVNYVDSEGTTMFLNSEGSSITMEENRVALFLNAVAASESGIQFGHKSTGGAKGFEVIESEDLELMGRTAATKAVRLLDASLPPSGRYPIIMDPELTGVFIHEAVGHASEADLILQNDSILKGKMGTQIGSPLVTIVDDASMDAFGYYAYDAEGTKTSENVLVQDGVLTSLLSSRETAAKLNISSSGNARSGVGDQPIVRMSNTYLKPGQMSFEELIEDMDHGIYLKGSRGGQVDTGKGVFQFNAAESFLIENGEVKDPLRDVSLSGNILEILQKVDGVASDFHLGVGFCGKAGQTAPVGDGGPHTRVSEATVGGAS, encoded by the coding sequence ATGAAAGAAGAGTTAGATCTGGACTTACTGGAAAAAACACTGAAATCAGTGGAAAAACATGTTGACTACGCTGATATGCGGGTTAATGAGAGTGAAAACACTGTTATTGTAATGAAGGATGGAAAAATCCAGGAAATCAGATCAGGATCGGATCTGGGTGCCTGTATCCGTGTTTTAAAGGGAGGGGCATGGGGATTTTCCTACACCACCCGGTTGGATCGTCTGGATCATGTGGCAGAATCTGCACTTAAACTGGCCAGTGCCCTTTCCAGTGATGTGGAACTGGCACCAGCTGAGGTTAAAACCGATAAAATATCTTCAAATGCCCGCATCAAACTATCTGATGTGTCCCTTGAGGATAAAAAAGGAGTTATGTCCGAGGTGGAGAAGGCTGCCAACCTGGATAAAGTGGTCAGCACCACTGTTAACTACGTTGATTCTGAGGGAACCACAATGTTCCTAAACTCAGAAGGATCCTCCATTACCATGGAAGAAAACAGGGTTGCTTTGTTTTTAAATGCAGTAGCTGCATCCGAAAGCGGCATTCAATTTGGACACAAGAGTACTGGTGGTGCAAAGGGTTTTGAAGTAATTGAATCCGAAGACCTGGAACTAATGGGAAGAACCGCTGCTACCAAGGCAGTCCGGTTACTGGATGCCAGTCTACCCCCATCCGGACGCTATCCTATAATTATGGACCCGGAACTCACCGGAGTCTTTATCCATGAAGCAGTAGGTCATGCATCTGAAGCTGACCTGATACTGCAGAATGACTCCATTTTAAAGGGAAAAATGGGAACTCAAATTGGTTCACCCTTGGTTACCATTGTAGATGATGCCAGTATGGATGCATTTGGCTATTATGCTTACGATGCGGAGGGTACCAAGACCAGTGAAAACGTACTGGTTCAAGATGGAGTTTTGACATCCCTTTTAAGCTCCAGGGAAACAGCAGCCAAACTCAACATATCATCCAGTGGAAATGCACGCTCTGGAGTTGGGGATCAGCCCATAGTCCGTATGAGCAACACCTACCTTAAACCCGGCCAGATGAGCTTTGAAGAATTGATCGAAGATATGGATCATGGAATATACCTTAAGGGATCACGTGGTGGTCAGGTAGATACCGGTAAGGGTGTTTTCCAGTTCAATGCTGCTGAATCATTCTTAATAGAAAATGGTGAAGTTAAAGATCCCCTCCGTGATGTGTCTCTCTCGGGTAATATCCTGGAAATACTGCAGAAAGTTGATGGCGTTGCATCTGACTTCCACTTAGGAGTGGGATTCTGTGGTAAAGCAGGTCAAACAGCTCCAGTTGGAGATGGAGGCCCACACACCAGGGTCAGTGAGGCAACAGTAGGTGGGGCCAGTTAA
- a CDS encoding thiamine-phosphate synthase family protein — protein MIIEKLERAVQILEESPEFAQLIPEVRSNIVMAKENAQTVEDVAGIPGRITSVKGIPKAVSRPDFGASSHMARLVLSVMKHDPEKRSALNIKYTPDLVDMCRKLGLKVSSYDRTHEPSKVSEKEGSTISWGVEVAVQNSDTVPDVIYHKGAWGKEPMIVMVGNQPEELAEMAVCLARLSSTEKVKV, from the coding sequence ATGATAATAGAGAAGCTCGAAAGGGCAGTACAGATTCTGGAAGAATCACCAGAATTTGCACAGTTAATTCCCGAGGTCAGGAGTAACATTGTAATGGCTAAAGAGAATGCCCAAACTGTAGAAGATGTTGCAGGGATCCCTGGACGCATAACATCAGTTAAAGGTATTCCTAAAGCTGTTTCCAGGCCGGATTTTGGTGCTTCATCCCATATGGCCAGGCTGGTTTTAAGTGTTATGAAGCATGACCCTGAAAAGCGCAGCGCCCTGAATATTAAATACACCCCTGATCTGGTGGATATGTGCCGTAAACTCGGTTTAAAGGTTTCCAGCTACGATCGGACCCATGAACCATCAAAAGTATCCGAGAAAGAGGGAAGTACCATATCATGGGGGGTTGAAGTGGCAGTACAAAATTCAGACACTGTTCCAGATGTCATTTACCATAAGGGTGCCTGGGGAAAGGAGCCCATGATCGTGATGGTGGGGAACCAACCAGAAGAACTGGCAGAAATGGCAGTGTGCCTGGCCAGATTATCTTCTACTGAAAAGGTAAAAGTATAA
- a CDS encoding homocysteine biosynthesis protein, with protein MKTIEEINQKIKAGDAVVVTAVEMTRIVQEKGAGEAAEEVDVVTTGTFGAMCSSGAFFNFGHSDPPIKMSRTYLNGVEAYSGLAAVDAYVGATQPHRNPDIGLDYGGAHLLEDLVRGKEVELVAEAYGTDCYPRTDVHTFLSLENLNQAVMVNPRNCYQNYAAATNSTEETIYTYMGTLLPQMGNVSYSSAGELSPLLNDPYFQTIGLGTRIFLCGSQGYIMGEGTQHATEGERRNGVPVDSAGTLMLKGDLKQMDADYLRGATMPKYGPTLYVGAGIPIPVLNEDIARRTGISDADISCNIYDYGVPRRSRPAMMETNYQELRTGKIEINGNEVQTSPLSSLKKALEIAEELKKWIDNGEFFLTQPVNNLPSYGCTVKPLEIKRPSIMVQDLKIKPVITARAEEAISGVARKMVENNINHLPVVDHADRLMGIVTSWDIAHAVAKDSRKLTDVMTKKVIVAMEDEPVELVARRIDKHEISGVPLVDRENRVKGMITAEDISRLICSQNNKEGGSQ; from the coding sequence GTGAAGACCATAGAGGAAATAAACCAAAAAATTAAAGCCGGGGACGCAGTTGTGGTTACTGCGGTTGAGATGACCCGTATTGTGCAGGAGAAAGGTGCAGGAGAAGCTGCAGAAGAGGTGGATGTTGTCACCACCGGTACATTTGGTGCTATGTGTTCTTCCGGTGCATTCTTCAACTTCGGACACTCTGATCCGCCTATCAAGATGAGTCGCACCTACTTAAATGGTGTGGAGGCCTATTCTGGTCTGGCTGCTGTGGATGCCTATGTTGGGGCCACACAACCACATCGTAACCCTGATATTGGCTTAGATTATGGTGGTGCTCATCTTCTGGAAGATCTGGTCCGGGGAAAAGAGGTTGAACTGGTGGCAGAAGCTTACGGAACAGATTGTTATCCCCGTACTGATGTTCACACATTCCTCAGTCTGGAAAACCTTAACCAGGCAGTTATGGTTAACCCCAGGAACTGTTACCAGAACTACGCTGCAGCCACAAACTCCACTGAGGAAACCATTTACACTTACATGGGCACTCTACTACCTCAGATGGGTAATGTGAGTTACTCCAGTGCCGGGGAGCTCAGCCCACTTTTAAATGACCCCTACTTCCAGACCATTGGTCTGGGCACCAGGATATTCCTGTGTGGAAGCCAGGGATATATTATGGGTGAGGGAACTCAGCACGCCACTGAGGGTGAGCGCAGGAATGGTGTTCCTGTAGATTCCGCCGGTACACTGATGCTCAAGGGTGACCTTAAACAGATGGATGCAGATTATCTTCGGGGAGCTACCATGCCCAAGTACGGTCCCACGCTCTATGTGGGTGCTGGTATTCCCATCCCAGTTTTAAATGAGGATATTGCCCGTCGTACCGGTATCAGTGATGCAGATATAAGCTGTAATATTTATGATTATGGTGTTCCCCGCAGAAGCCGTCCTGCGATGATGGAAACCAATTACCAGGAACTTCGAACCGGTAAGATTGAAATCAATGGAAATGAAGTACAGACATCTCCACTTTCCTCCTTAAAAAAGGCACTGGAAATAGCAGAGGAACTTAAAAAATGGATTGATAATGGTGAATTCTTCCTGACTCAACCGGTGAATAATTTACCATCCTACGGATGCACAGTCAAACCTCTTGAGATTAAACGGCCATCCATTATGGTGCAGGATTTGAAGATCAAACCAGTGATCACTGCCCGTGCTGAAGAGGCTATTTCTGGTGTTGCCCGGAAAATGGTGGAAAACAACATCAACCACCTTCCGGTGGTGGATCATGCTGACCGCCTCATGGGTATTGTAACCAGCTGGGATATTGCCCATGCAGTGGCCAAGGATAGCCGGAAGCTCACCGATGTAATGACCAAGAAGGTGATTGTGGCCATGGAGGATGAACCAGTGGAACTGGTTGCTCGACGCATTGATAAACATGAAATATCCGGTGTGCCCCTAGTTGACCGGGAAAACAGGGTTAAGGGGATGATCACTGCGGAGGATATCTCCAGATTAATTTGTTCCCAGAATAACAAGGAAGGTGGTTCACAATGA
- a CDS encoding NOG1 family protein — translation MFLPNIPTSEEVIDKAFRRAKKAAARVRTSKIHRQQKSKRIEEVRVQTACQVIKDTFEEILEKTPHVEELPMFYQDYIDVAVGVDDLKKSLGALNWANGVLEKLQNQYTFKIRRSPPENASQVRRAAFGRISSVVKRISDELDFLNYAKQKLRNVPTVDTDATTAVIAGFPNVGKSTLLRQITNAEPEVADYPFTTKGIQIGHFELRWQKYQIIDTPGLLDRPVQEMNQIELNAMVALEHLADLILFIFDPSQTSGFPVENQINLYWEIKKIFRNTPVRSIFNKMDLADDEENIKYIEQHIDTSDKPLMVAASEGSGISEIIKILEEFNRENKINRGE, via the coding sequence ATGTTTTTACCTAACATACCCACCTCCGAGGAAGTAATTGACAAAGCATTCCGTCGGGCAAAAAAAGCTGCGGCCCGGGTCCGAACATCCAAGATCCACCGACAGCAAAAATCAAAGCGAATAGAAGAAGTACGAGTTCAGACTGCCTGCCAGGTGATTAAAGACACCTTTGAGGAAATTCTGGAGAAAACACCCCATGTGGAAGAACTCCCTATGTTCTACCAGGACTACATCGATGTAGCGGTGGGTGTGGATGACCTTAAAAAATCACTGGGAGCATTGAACTGGGCTAACGGAGTTTTAGAAAAACTACAAAACCAGTACACCTTTAAAATACGAAGATCACCTCCTGAAAACGCTTCACAGGTAAGAAGGGCTGCATTTGGGAGAATATCCTCTGTAGTGAAGCGTATAAGTGATGAACTTGACTTTTTAAACTACGCCAAACAGAAGCTGCGAAACGTCCCTACTGTGGACACCGATGCCACCACTGCAGTTATTGCTGGTTTTCCCAATGTGGGAAAATCAACCCTACTAAGACAGATCACCAATGCAGAACCAGAAGTAGCAGACTACCCATTCACCACCAAAGGAATTCAAATTGGACATTTCGAACTTCGCTGGCAGAAGTACCAGATCATCGACACTCCTGGGCTTCTGGACCGTCCAGTGCAGGAAATGAACCAGATAGAACTCAATGCTATGGTAGCACTGGAACATCTGGCAGATCTAATCCTTTTCATATTTGATCCATCACAAACCTCAGGATTCCCTGTGGAAAACCAGATAAACCTGTATTGGGAAATAAAAAAGATATTCAGAAACACTCCAGTTCGTTCCATCTTCAATAAAATGGATCTGGCAGATGATGAAGAAAACATTAAGTACATTGAACAACATATTGATACTAGTGATAAGCCCCTGATGGTCGCTGCCTCTGAAGGTAGTGGTATATCAGAGATAATCAAAATATTAGAGGAATTCAACAGGGAAAATAAGATTAATAGGGGAGAATAA